Proteins from a single region of Chengkuizengella sediminis:
- a CDS encoding SRPBCC family protein, whose translation MAIHTEIFINSDIELVWKAWTESDRITKWFAPAAEIQLKDNGKYELYFDPTNKNSMSTIGCKILNFEKPSFLEFQWKGPDEFNDVMNDETALTMVKTSFIPYENGTKLILDHTGWNDTDVWIKAKEWHIKAWEQALSSLKSNIESGEGILCCQ comes from the coding sequence ATGGCAATACATACAGAAATATTTATAAATTCTGATATTGAACTAGTTTGGAAGGCTTGGACAGAATCTGATAGAATCACAAAATGGTTTGCACCAGCAGCAGAAATACAATTAAAGGACAATGGAAAATACGAACTCTACTTTGATCCAACGAACAAAAACAGCATGAGCACGATTGGATGCAAAATACTAAATTTTGAAAAACCTAGTTTTTTAGAGTTTCAATGGAAAGGTCCAGACGAATTCAATGATGTGATGAATGATGAAACAGCACTTACCATGGTTAAAACCTCTTTCATACCCTATGAAAATGGTACAAAACTAATTCTAGACCATACGGGTTGGAATGACACAGATGTTTGGATTAAAGCTAAAGAGTGGCATATCAAAGCATGGGAGCAAGCATTGAGCAGTCTAAAGTCTAATATAGAGTCTGGAGAAGGCATTTTGTGTTGTCAATAA
- a CDS encoding VanW family protein yields the protein METKPLIYMRPKLRSSIRIWLGSKFYTYKRYLDWVKRSTKFACQYNHALLPFTVFNHKTPTLRKLKDVDMWMQHNKVINLKIALKKLNKIAIKPGETFSYWKLIGKITKQKGYVDGMVLHYGKFQIGTGGGLCQLSNLIYWITLHTPLVVTERHRHSYDVFPDAKRTQPFGSGATCSYNYLDLQIYNPTDHPYQLYLSIEKDHLFGEWRTTKQPIHKYEVYEKDHSITQEYWGDYVRHNLIHRKVFNLDNEYIDDQYLTENHAIMMYQPLLK from the coding sequence ATGGAAACAAAACCGCTCATATATATGAGACCAAAACTTCGTTCTTCTATTCGTATATGGTTAGGTTCTAAATTTTATACATATAAAAGGTATTTAGATTGGGTTAAAAGAAGTACAAAATTTGCTTGTCAATATAATCATGCTCTCTTACCATTTACCGTTTTCAATCACAAAACCCCCACATTAAGGAAACTTAAAGATGTTGATATGTGGATGCAGCATAACAAGGTTATAAATTTAAAAATAGCATTAAAAAAGCTGAATAAAATTGCTATTAAACCAGGTGAAACGTTCTCTTATTGGAAACTAATCGGAAAAATAACGAAACAAAAAGGTTATGTAGATGGTATGGTTTTACACTACGGAAAATTCCAGATAGGTACAGGTGGTGGTTTATGTCAGCTCTCTAATTTAATATACTGGATTACACTTCATACTCCATTAGTTGTAACAGAACGTCATCGACACAGCTATGACGTATTCCCTGATGCAAAAAGAACACAACCTTTTGGTAGTGGGGCTACTTGTTCTTATAATTATTTAGACCTGCAAATCTACAACCCTACTGACCACCCCTATCAACTTTACCTTAGTATAGAAAAAGATCATCTATTTGGAGAATGGAGAACAACTAAACAACCCATTCATAAATATGAAGTATACGAAAAAGACCATTCTATAACACAGGAATACTGGGGAGATTATGTACGACACAACCTAATCCATCGTAAAGTATTTAATTTAGATAACGAATATATTGATGATCAGTATTTAACTGAGAATCATGCGATCATGATGTATCAACCTTTATTAAAATGA
- a CDS encoding DUF3450 domain-containing protein, with protein sequence MRLTCVVLLLFFLTACNHSNLNLEEELVQIKEENMKLVNQLDQISNEIDLLKEENSTILQNLEQLKKVNNQLEADNKKLQDENEDLKDQILNIEKEGDSSQDSSQISEEDLILNKANEIILLLEAEDMSQLSSFIHPNSGLRFSPYLYVNVNSDLVFTSNQILGFMTDNNVYTWGNYDGSGDPIQLTPADYYNAFVYSADFANPEQVSYNQILGTGNMIQNQFTVYPNANIVEFYFSGFDPQFVGMDWQSLRLVFEEYNGEWYIVGIIKGTWTS encoded by the coding sequence ATGAGATTAACATGCGTGGTTTTATTACTTTTCTTCTTAACAGCTTGCAATCATAGTAATTTAAACTTGGAAGAAGAGTTGGTGCAGATTAAAGAGGAAAACATGAAGCTAGTAAATCAATTAGATCAAATTAGCAATGAAATAGACTTGCTTAAAGAAGAGAATTCAACTATATTACAGAATTTGGAGCAGTTAAAAAAAGTTAATAATCAATTAGAAGCTGATAATAAGAAGTTACAAGATGAAAATGAAGATTTAAAAGATCAAATATTAAACATAGAAAAGGAAGGCGATTCTTCACAAGATTCATCTCAAATTAGTGAAGAAGATTTAATATTAAATAAGGCAAATGAAATCATATTGTTACTAGAAGCGGAAGATATGTCACAATTGTCTTCATTTATACATCCCAATAGTGGTTTAAGATTTTCCCCTTACCTTTATGTTAATGTTAATAGTGATTTAGTGTTTACCTCTAATCAAATACTTGGTTTTATGACAGATAACAATGTATACACTTGGGGAAATTATGATGGTTCTGGTGATCCGATACAATTAACTCCTGCTGATTATTATAATGCTTTTGTTTATAGTGCTGATTTTGCCAACCCAGAGCAAGTTAGCTACAATCAAATATTAGGAACTGGAAATATGATTCAAAATCAATTTACAGTTTACCCTAATGCAAATATCGTGGAATTTTATTTTTCAGGGTTTGATCCTCAATTTGTGGGAATGGACTGGCAAAGCTTAAGATTAGTTTTTGAAGAATACAATGGAGAATGGTATATTGTTGGTATAATTAAAGGGACTTGGACGAGTTAA
- the miaB gene encoding tRNA (N6-isopentenyl adenosine(37)-C2)-methylthiotransferase MiaB: protein MSVKSDKDFSIYFNPPSLSDAKKRGNEDVKVHYNFSIPEEMTGFGIGKKYLIRTYGCQMNEHDSETMKGMLEQIGYEATEEASNADIILLNTCAIRENAEEKVFGQLGSLKHLKKENPSLILGVCGCMSQEENVINRILQKHNFVDLIFGTHNIHRLPHLIKDCYFNKEMVVEVWSKEGDIIENLPKKREGMRAWVNIMYGCDKFCTYCIVPYTRGKERSRRPEDVIAEVRDLARQGFKEITLLGQNVNAYGKDFEDINYRFGDLMDDIHKIDIPRVRFTTSHPRDFDDHLIEVLAKKGNLVEHIHLPVQSGNTEMLKIMSRKYSREHYMELVSKIRKAIPDVVLTSDFIVGFPGETEEQFEDTVSLVKEVGYDFAYTYIYSAREGTPAAKMKDDVPEEVKKQRLQRLNEAVAESSYKQNAKLQGQTVEVLVEGISKNNAKVLSGRTRTNKLVHFEGTEDLIGQFVHVKINKTTTWFVSGNIIVHEAV, encoded by the coding sequence ATGTCTGTTAAATCCGATAAGGATTTTTCTATATATTTTAATCCTCCTTCTTTAAGCGACGCTAAAAAAAGAGGAAATGAAGATGTAAAGGTTCATTATAATTTTTCTATACCTGAGGAAATGACAGGTTTTGGTATAGGAAAAAAATATTTAATTCGAACTTATGGCTGTCAGATGAATGAACATGATTCAGAAACAATGAAGGGCATGTTAGAGCAAATTGGTTATGAAGCAACAGAAGAAGCTTCTAATGCTGATATTATTCTTCTTAATACGTGTGCTATTCGTGAAAATGCTGAGGAAAAGGTTTTTGGACAGTTAGGTAGTTTAAAACATCTTAAAAAGGAAAACCCGTCCCTTATTTTAGGGGTCTGTGGATGTATGTCACAGGAAGAAAACGTAATAAATAGAATTTTACAAAAACATAATTTTGTAGATTTAATATTTGGAACACACAATATTCATCGTTTACCTCATTTAATAAAAGATTGTTATTTCAATAAAGAGATGGTTGTTGAAGTTTGGTCTAAAGAAGGCGATATCATTGAAAACCTTCCTAAAAAGAGGGAAGGTATGAGAGCTTGGGTTAATATTATGTACGGCTGTGATAAGTTTTGCACGTATTGTATCGTTCCCTATACTAGAGGAAAAGAGAGAAGTCGAAGACCAGAAGATGTCATAGCAGAAGTACGAGATTTAGCTCGCCAAGGATTTAAAGAAATTACGTTATTAGGTCAAAATGTCAATGCGTATGGTAAGGATTTTGAAGATATAAATTATCGTTTTGGTGATCTAATGGATGATATTCATAAAATAGATATTCCAAGAGTTAGATTTACAACTTCTCACCCACGAGATTTTGATGATCATTTGATAGAAGTATTGGCTAAAAAGGGTAATTTAGTAGAACATATTCACTTACCTGTTCAATCTGGAAATACAGAAATGTTGAAAATCATGAGTCGTAAATATTCTCGTGAACATTATATGGAGCTCGTCTCTAAAATTAGAAAAGCAATTCCTGATGTTGTTTTAACTTCAGATTTTATTGTTGGCTTCCCTGGAGAAACAGAAGAGCAATTTGAAGATACAGTTTCTCTAGTTAAAGAAGTTGGGTATGATTTTGCTTATACCTATATTTATTCAGCTAGAGAAGGTACACCTGCTGCTAAAATGAAAGACGATGTACCTGAAGAAGTCAAAAAACAGCGACTGCAGCGTCTAAATGAAGCAGTAGCAGAGTCAAGTTATAAACAAAATGCAAAATTACAGGGGCAAACAGTTGAAGTACTTGTAGAAGGTATAAGTAAAAACAATGCAAAAGTTCTAAGTGGTAGAACACGTACAAATAAATTGGTCCACTTCGAGGGTACAGAGGATTTAATTGGTCAATTCGTCCATGTTAAAATAAATAAAACAACAACTTGGTTTGTTAGTGGAAACATCATAGTACATGAAGCTGTATAG
- a CDS encoding 2-oxoacid:acceptor oxidoreductase subunit alpha yields the protein MISQLSWKIGGQQGEGLESTDRIFSTALNRLGYYLYGYRHFSSRIKGGHTNNKIRISKQPIRSISDDLDILVAFDQETIDLNAHELCDGGVIVADAKFSPKVPEGIKARLFAVPFTGIAEELGTSLMKNMVATGASAALLDLPIDIIKEVISEEFGRKGAAIVEKNIEAVSRGADFITDETGGPLPELQIEPADGQRRLFMIGNDAIGLGALVAGCRFMPAYPITPASEVMEYLTKRLPKYNGTVIQTEDEIAAITMAIGANYGGVRALTASAGPGLSLMMEGIGLAGMTETPVVIVDTQRGGPSTGLPTKQEQSDLNAIIYGTHGEIPKIVLAPSTIEECFYDTVEAFNLAEIYQCPVIIVTDLQLSLGKQTAENLDFENIEIDRGKIVSEIESREDGKLFKRYEITEDGISPRAIPGTKNGIYHVTGVEHDEEGRPSEAADNRQKMMDKRLRKLNNIQVTNPILVDAPHETPDLLIIGMGSTGGTIDEARTRLDKDGISTNHVTVRLMHPFPASEMKPYIEKAKKVVVVENNATGQLASLIKLHVGYADKIENHLKYDGNPFLPSDIHETCKELK from the coding sequence GTGATTAGTCAATTGTCATGGAAGATTGGTGGACAACAAGGGGAAGGTCTAGAAAGTACAGACCGAATTTTTTCAACAGCATTAAATCGTCTTGGTTATTATTTATATGGGTATCGACATTTTTCTTCCCGTATTAAAGGTGGACATACTAACAATAAAATAAGAATTAGTAAACAACCAATTCGATCTATTTCAGATGATTTAGATATTTTAGTTGCATTTGATCAAGAAACTATAGATTTAAATGCTCATGAGCTTTGTGATGGTGGAGTTATTGTTGCAGACGCAAAGTTTTCACCAAAAGTTCCTGAAGGAATCAAAGCAAGATTGTTTGCAGTACCCTTTACAGGAATTGCTGAAGAACTCGGTACATCCTTAATGAAAAACATGGTGGCAACTGGTGCATCTGCAGCGTTGCTTGATTTGCCTATTGATATAATAAAAGAAGTAATTAGTGAGGAATTTGGACGTAAGGGAGCAGCTATTGTAGAAAAAAATATTGAAGCGGTTTCCAGAGGTGCTGATTTTATTACAGATGAAACTGGTGGTCCATTACCTGAATTGCAAATTGAACCAGCCGATGGACAGAGACGTTTGTTTATGATTGGTAATGATGCCATTGGATTAGGAGCTTTGGTTGCAGGATGTAGATTTATGCCAGCCTATCCAATAACACCTGCTTCAGAAGTTATGGAATATTTAACAAAAAGATTACCTAAATATAATGGAACTGTCATTCAAACTGAAGATGAAATCGCAGCAATTACGATGGCCATTGGTGCAAACTATGGTGGTGTACGTGCTTTAACAGCATCTGCAGGACCAGGGCTTTCATTAATGATGGAAGGGATCGGTTTAGCAGGAATGACTGAAACACCTGTTGTTATTGTTGATACACAACGTGGTGGTCCAAGTACTGGATTGCCTACAAAACAAGAGCAAAGTGATTTGAATGCGATTATTTACGGTACGCACGGTGAAATTCCGAAAATTGTACTTGCACCTAGCACGATTGAAGAATGTTTTTATGATACTGTGGAGGCTTTTAATTTAGCTGAAATTTATCAATGTCCTGTTATTATTGTAACTGATTTACAACTATCTCTTGGTAAACAAACTGCTGAGAATTTAGACTTTGAAAACATTGAAATTGATCGAGGTAAAATTGTAAGTGAAATTGAGTCTCGTGAAGACGGAAAGTTATTTAAACGTTATGAAATTACTGAAGATGGAATTTCACCACGTGCCATTCCAGGAACTAAAAATGGAATATATCATGTGACAGGTGTTGAACATGATGAAGAGGGACGTCCATCTGAAGCGGCTGATAATCGTCAAAAAATGATGGATAAACGTTTGAGAAAATTGAATAACATTCAAGTCACTAATCCAATATTAGTAGATGCTCCACATGAAACTCCGGATTTACTAATTATCGGTATGGGATCAACAGGTGGAACCATAGATGAAGCAAGAACTAGATTGGATAAGGACGGGATTTCAACAAACCACGTCACTGTGCGTTTAATGCATCCTTTCCCAGCATCAGAAATGAAACCATATATTGAGAAAGCTAAAAAAGTCGTAGTAGTTGAAAATAATGCGACTGGTCAATTGGCTTCTTTAATTAAACTACATGTTGGATATGCTGATAAAATTGAGAACCATCTTAAGTATGATGGGAACCCATTTTTACCTTCTGATATTCATGAAACTTGTAAGGAGTTGAAATAA
- a CDS encoding RicAFT regulatory complex protein RicA family protein has translation MSEAKQRVNEHGMPEYTITELVVRDDILKKAKELASLISTTDEVRMYREAEKKINSSEKIQNMISDIKKKQKEVVAFESFENPEMVKKIETEQTDLQDELDNLPIVQQFQQTQSDINYLLQLVVSVVRDTVSEKINLDSEVAPPPSNCSE, from the coding sequence TTGTCAGAGGCAAAACAACGTGTTAATGAACATGGCATGCCAGAATACACCATTACTGAATTGGTTGTAAGAGATGATATATTAAAAAAAGCGAAGGAATTAGCTAGTTTAATTTCAACAACAGACGAAGTAAGAATGTATAGAGAAGCAGAGAAAAAAATAAACAGCAGTGAAAAAATCCAAAATATGATTAGTGATATTAAGAAAAAGCAAAAGGAAGTTGTTGCTTTTGAATCGTTTGAAAATCCTGAAATGGTTAAAAAGATAGAAACAGAGCAAACAGATCTGCAAGATGAGTTAGATAATTTACCAATTGTGCAACAGTTTCAACAAACACAGAGTGATATCAACTATTTACTTCAATTAGTTGTATCAGTAGTTAGAGATACCGTCTCGGAAAAAATCAACCTAGATTCAGAGGTTGCACCACCGCCTTCAAATTGTAGTGAATAA
- a CDS encoding phosphate propanoyltransferase: MKQVPVGVSARHIHLSQEHIAILFGKENELTILKDLSQPGQYAANETVKVEGPKNSFEKVRILGPARRESQLEISKTDSFYLGVQSPVRESGDIEGSPGIKVIGPAGEVRLDKGVIIAARHIHFHTSDAEKWGIQNKQLLKVRVSGERPLIFEDVIARISDDYALDMHIDTDEANAAGINNCDTAEIID, from the coding sequence ATGAAACAAGTTCCAGTTGGAGTATCCGCACGTCATATCCATTTATCTCAAGAGCATATCGCAATTTTATTTGGGAAAGAAAATGAACTAACTATACTAAAAGATTTATCACAACCTGGTCAATATGCAGCAAATGAAACAGTCAAAGTAGAAGGTCCTAAGAACTCCTTTGAGAAAGTTCGAATATTAGGTCCTGCCAGAAGAGAAAGTCAATTAGAAATCTCTAAAACAGATTCTTTTTATTTAGGTGTACAATCTCCAGTACGTGAGTCTGGGGATATAGAGGGTTCACCAGGCATAAAAGTTATTGGACCTGCAGGAGAGGTACGACTAGATAAAGGAGTTATTATTGCCGCACGTCATATTCATTTTCATACAAGTGATGCTGAAAAATGGGGAATTCAAAACAAACAATTATTGAAAGTGAGAGTAAGTGGAGAACGTCCTTTAATATTTGAAGATGTCATTGCTAGAATATCTGATGATTATGCGCTAGATATGCACATTGATACGGATGAAGCAAACGCAGCTGGCATAAATAATTGTGATACTGCTGAAATTATTGACTAA
- a CDS encoding NAD(P)-dependent alcohol dehydrogenase has translation MKAIVYQKYGSPDVLELKEMAKPIPNDNEVLIKVYARTVSSGDARMRNGTRATLPLWPISKIAIGLRKPKKTLLGMDLAGEIESVGKNVKRFRKGDQVYGFCGKGTYSEYVCLSEEGPIVIKPSNMTYEEAASVPFGAASALYFLRKGNIKSGQKVLIYGASGSLGTFAVQLAKYFGAEVTGVCSTTNLELVKSLGADKVIDYTKEDFTKNGQTYDIIFDTVDKTLFSRCKSSLKQKGVYVLAVIHFPQIVQMLYTSMIGSKKVKSGITPGRTEELNFLKELIEAEKLKSVIDRQYRLEQTAEAHGYVEKGHKKGNVVITL, from the coding sequence ATGAAAGCAATTGTATATCAGAAATATGGTTCGCCTGATGTTCTTGAATTAAAAGAGATGGCCAAACCCATTCCAAATGACAATGAAGTTCTAATAAAAGTATATGCGAGAACAGTATCTTCAGGAGACGCGAGAATGCGAAATGGTACCAGAGCAACCTTGCCTCTCTGGCCCATCTCAAAAATAGCTATAGGTCTCAGAAAACCAAAGAAAACATTATTAGGTATGGATCTAGCAGGAGAAATTGAATCAGTAGGTAAAAATGTAAAACGGTTTAGGAAAGGTGACCAAGTTTATGGATTTTGTGGAAAAGGTACTTATTCTGAGTACGTATGTTTATCAGAAGAGGGTCCGATTGTAATAAAACCGTCAAATATGACCTATGAGGAAGCCGCATCCGTTCCTTTTGGAGCAGCATCTGCTTTGTATTTCCTTAGAAAAGGAAATATTAAGAGTGGTCAAAAAGTCCTTATCTATGGTGCTTCTGGAAGTTTAGGTACTTTTGCAGTTCAGCTTGCCAAGTACTTTGGGGCAGAAGTTACCGGAGTATGCAGTACTACGAATTTAGAATTGGTGAAATCTTTGGGAGCCGATAAGGTCATTGATTACACGAAAGAGGATTTTACCAAAAACGGTCAAACCTATGATATTATTTTTGACACAGTAGACAAGACGTTGTTTTCACGTTGTAAAAGCTCGCTTAAGCAAAAAGGAGTTTATGTATTAGCTGTTATTCATTTTCCACAGATTGTTCAAATGCTTTATACTTCAATGATAGGCAGCAAAAAAGTAAAAAGTGGTATAACACCAGGTAGGACTGAAGAATTAAATTTCCTCAAAGAGCTTATTGAGGCGGAAAAGTTAAAATCTGTCATTGATAGACAGTATCGATTAGAACAAACAGCCGAAGCTCACGGTTATGTCGAAAAAGGACATAAAAAGGGAAATGTAGTTATAACTTTGTGA
- a CDS encoding 2-oxoacid:ferredoxin oxidoreductase subunit beta, with translation MATFKEFRNKIKPNWCPGCGDFSVQAAIQRAAANTGLEPDDLAVVSGIGCSGRISGYINANGLHGIHGRSLPIAQGLKMANRELTVIAAGGDGDGLAIGTGHTVHAIRRNMNITYIIMDNQIYGLTKGQTSPRSAFGFKTKSTPEGSKEAALPPLELALSSGATFVAQSFSSNLKEMTNIIEEGIKHDGFSFINVFSPCVTFNKINTYDWFKENIVSVEDIENYDSSDRIMAMSKLMENNGMLTGIIYQDKTRTSYENHVAGFKEEGLNKQDLNLSEEEFDQLVAEFR, from the coding sequence ATGGCTACATTTAAGGAATTTAGAAATAAAATCAAACCTAATTGGTGTCCTGGGTGTGGAGATTTTTCTGTACAAGCTGCAATTCAAAGAGCGGCAGCTAACACAGGATTAGAACCTGATGATTTAGCAGTCGTATCAGGTATAGGTTGTTCTGGAAGAATATCTGGTTATATCAATGCAAATGGACTTCATGGAATTCATGGACGTTCTCTTCCAATTGCTCAAGGGTTAAAAATGGCTAATCGTGAATTAACAGTCATTGCAGCAGGTGGAGATGGCGATGGTCTTGCAATAGGTACTGGACATACTGTTCATGCTATTCGTAGAAATATGAACATCACATATATTATCATGGACAATCAAATTTACGGTCTTACGAAAGGTCAAACTTCACCACGAAGTGCTTTTGGTTTTAAAACTAAGAGTACTCCAGAAGGTTCTAAGGAAGCTGCTTTACCACCATTAGAGTTAGCTTTATCATCTGGTGCAACTTTCGTAGCTCAATCCTTTTCAAGTAATTTAAAAGAAATGACAAACATTATTGAAGAGGGAATTAAACATGATGGTTTTTCCTTTATTAATGTATTTAGCCCTTGTGTTACATTTAATAAAATTAACACATATGATTGGTTTAAAGAAAATATCGTAAGTGTTGAAGATATTGAAAATTATGATTCTTCCGATAGAATCATGGCTATGTCTAAGTTGATGGAAAACAATGGTATGTTAACAGGTATTATCTATCAAGATAAAACCAGAACAAGTTACGAAAATCATGTAGCAGGTTTTAAAGAAGAAGGGTTAAATAAACAGGATTTAAACTTATCAGAAGAAGAATTTGACCAATTAGTGGCTGAATTTAGATAA